The sequence below is a genomic window from Candidatus Babeliales bacterium.
GCGAGCGTGCTTGCTTGTTGCCGGCATCGGTTCAATTAGTGGTTTTGAACAGACAGTTTCTGACGCTGGCCTAGTGCGTGCTGATACACTTGAGTTTCCCGATCATCATGCCTATTCTGAGCATGATCTTGAAACGATTGAAAAGCGTGCGCATGATATACAATGTTTTGTGGTAGCAACAACGGCAAAAGATTGGGTTAAGCTCCAGCCACTGGTACAAGAAAAAAAATATCGCGTGCGTTGGTATGTGGTACGCGTAACTTTTGCTTTTTTACAAACGCATGACGAGCAACGTTTTTCTCATGCGCTTGCAAAACTTTTAGATCATTCATAAAAAATTATTCTATCTTGTTTGAATTTTTGCCATAAAGATATTATCCTTTTTCAAAAGAGCGTAGTGGTATAAAACGTAAAAGGAGAGATGGTTTATGTCGCTAATTATTCGGCATGTTTTTTCATTTCTTTTTTCTTTTCTTACTGCTTTCTATCTGTTGCCGCTTATTGCAAGCGCTGCTCGTCGGCTGCGGTTTTTAGATGAACCGAACGGCACTATCAAGGTGCATCAAGCGCCTGTTCCTTACCTTGGCGGCTTGGCTGTTTATATCCCGTTTGTTGCAACGCTGGGCTTGGTGTATCCCTTTGAAAACATTATTTTATGGCTGTTGTTAGGCATTAGTTTATTGTTATTTATTGGTTTGATCGACGATCTTAAAGTCTTAAAACCAGGGCAGAAATTTTTTGGTCAAACGGTTGCTGTTTTATGTTTTTTGAAGGGCGGCCTCTCGCTGAAAACCGTCTTTTTTTCATCGGCGTTAAACATTTTTCTTTCTGGTTTTTGGATGCTTTCAGTCATTAACGCCTTCAATTTGGTTGATGTGATGGACGGGCTTTCGTCGCTGATTGCCATTGTCGCTGCTGCGTCGTTTTTTGTGGTCGCGCTCTTTTTTAAACAGTATGCCTACAGCATGTTATTACTTGCCTTTTTGGGGCCATTATTAGCATTTTTTTTGCACAACAAACCGCCGGCAAAAATTTATTTGGGCGACGCAGGCGCTATGTTTATTGGTGGGTTTTTAGCCGCAATGCCGTTGCTTTTTCCCTGGAGTTACCAGTTTTTAGATGCCTATTATGTGCCCGCAATTATTTTAGGAATTCCGTTGCTGGAAGTATCTTTTTTGGTGGTTATTCGTACGTGGTTGGGTATCCCATTTTTTCGCGGCAGCCCGCACCACTTTTGTATTTATTTGCGCAATAAAGGTTGGAGTAAAGAGATGATATTGGCATTTACCGGCATTATGGGCAGCATACTTTCGGTTTGTGCTCTGCTCTTTTTGAGTAAATTAATAACACTGCCCTGGCTTGTTTTAGCCGGTGTTGTTTTTTTAAGCGCCTGGGCATTTATCATTTTTTCTTCTGTCTTGCGCATACAGCCAGCAGAAGTACATGATGAGCGCATTGTTGGTGCCAAGCGAGCGGTTATGAACGAGCCGGTGGCAGCTAAACAGCATAAGCAGGCGCGGCATTGAGTTATTACTGACTAGTGCTTCCCCAGGTACTGTGTGAAGATCGCGTAGCTTTTTTGCAGTGCTTTCTTCTTCTTGGCCTAGCAAGTAGGCTTAGTTCTTCCTCTGTTTTGTCTGGTCGTTGGTTGTGCCGTGGACTATACAAATCAAATAAAGACAACGTTTGAGGGGTATATTCAGGCTGTGCGCTGTCATTATTTGAGTCCCAGCTAGAACTCAATCTCGGGCTTGAGCTAGAGCTTGAAGTGGGGCTGACTCTTGGGGACCGTTGAGCAGGGAGAATAGAAACCAATTTTTTAAAATCAAGGCTTGGCACTAAGAGTTTTGCTTTTCTGGGGGTGCTTTTTGAGCGTGAATTTTTTCTACAATAATCCAAAAATAATTGCATTAATTCTTCTCTGGAAAGGTGAGAGTATCCATGCAGTATTGAGTTTTTTATAACAAGAAAATCGTGAGTAAATGCACGCATTTTTCTGTTGACATGTGCAAGGGCTTTAAGATCGTCCAAGTCAAGATAATATGTTATGAGAACGAGTAGTTCATTGGGGAGGTTGGTGAGCAAGTCTTCAAATGCTACGTTGTCTGATTCTTCGTCGCTTTCATGATCATTGTCTACTAATTCATAACTAAGAGAACTTGGTTTTTCGGTAGCAGCTGGTGTTAATGGATTACAAGAAAAGATAAAAAATAAGGGCTTCAAAAGACGCTTCATTTTTATAGCCTTTCCATATTGACTGAAAATTGATTATTTCAATCATGCTTTGATTATATCACAAAAGCAATAAAATTTCAATATGAAAAGAAATATTGGGTTTTTTGTTCAAAAAATGAAGGTATGTTTTTATGTAAAGCTTTTGAGTAGCTTAATTTCGTCTGGGTACTTCACCGGGTCTGGTGTTTCTAAAATTTTGGGCACATTAACCAACCGTTCATCTTGCATAATGCGCTTAAAAGCCGTTTGAGCAATTTCTCCCTCGCCCAGGCTGGCGTGCCGGTCTCGCTTAGAACCGCAGGGCATTTTAGAATCGTTCAGGTGAAGTGCTTTGAGACGGCGAATGCCAATCGTTTTGCAAAATTCGTCCATCATTTCTTCATAACCGGTTGGCGCGCCAATATTGTAACCAGCCGCAAAAACGTGGCAGGTGTCTAAACAAACGCCAAGCCGATCTTTGTTTTCAGTCTGCTCAATAATGCTTTTGATGTGGGCAAATGAGCCAATATTGGTTCCCTGGCCCGCCATAGTTTCGAGCAAGATCATCGTTTCGCCCGGAACTTTTTCAAAGACCGTGTCCAAATTTTTGGCAATATGATTGATGCCTAATTCGTCCCCAGAGCCCGTGTGCGACCCGGGGTGGAGTACGAGGTAGGGAATTTCTAAATCTTGGCACCTGCCTAATTCTTTGGCCAGTGACGTGATAGATTTATTCCGGACCTCGGTGTTGCTGGCGGCAAGATTTATTAAGTATGAGCTGTGGACCATAATTTTTGAAAGTCCTCCAGTTTTCATAGCTTCTTTGAAGGCTTCAATTTCTTCGTGTGGGATTGCTGGAGCAAACCAGCTTCGGTTGCTTTTAGTAAAAATTTGCATCGTGGTGCAGCCAATTTCTTGTGCGCGTTCAACAGATTTATACAGGCCGCCAGCTGCAGAAATATGTGCGCCAACTAAAGTTTCTTTATTTTTCATAGTATTTCTTTCTATTTTTTTTAAGAATAATTTTTTTGGTGCTATAATAACGGCCCATCTACAAATTTTTATTAAAAATAATTATGCACGAGAAGAAGTTATTATGCAAAAACAAAAGAAGATATGCCGTTTGTTGTCAGTTGTTTTTCTCATTTTTGTTGCATGTTTTGCTTCAGTTGATGGTGCGGCTCCAGGGTATGATCAAACAAAATTGTATATACTTTTTGAATCAATTGAAATGAATTATGCTCAGGCCTTTACAACGTTACTGGAGCAACACGTTGATGTGAATGGTCAACTTTTTACTGGTACTACGCCACTTCATTATGCTGGGCGTTTTGGACGTGTTGCCATGTGCCAAGCTTTGATTAATGCCGGGGCAGAGGTTAATAAGCAAAATTTGTGTGGCGAAACACCGTTGCATGAAGCTGCCAGTTCAGGTTCGTTTTCTTGTTGCAAGCTTTTACTGCACTATCATGCTTTGGTTGATCTGGTAAACAACGAAGGTAAAACGCCACTAGCGCTTGCAATGCAACGTGGGACTAATCAAAATATTTGTGAGTTGTTAGTGAGAAATGGGGCCATGTCAATGCGTAAAAAATGTGGCTCTATTGAGCAGGTTGTTGATTGTTCGTTTGTTTATAAACTTACAAAATAAGAAAATTATTGTTATGTACTACAAGAAATATCGTTTTTTTTTATTCGTATTTGGTTTTGTTTTTTGCTATGCGCCACTTGAGGCGGCAGCAGATTTTTTTTTATTTATTGATGACAGCCAAGGCGAGCAAGGCTACGATACCTCTGACAGCGAAAGTGGTAACGACGAGTCTGGTTGCTGGGTTCAAGATGAAGAGTCTGGGTTAGAGTTTCTTATTACTGAAAAACTTTTCTTGTGTGCTCGTCATTTTCAAACTGATCGTAAAAAATCGACTGAGCCGGTGATTAAAATTCAACAATACAATGAATGTGGCGTGGAAAGCGAATCTGAAGAAGAGTTGGGGATTATAATTCACGCCGAACGTAAAACGGCATTAGAATCGGTACTTGTTGATCGTTTTATGCAAATTATACGGCTTGGTGATAGGGCCGATATTTGTGAGCGGCTACTTCAGCGTGGCTTGTCGGTTGATGCTCTCATTTATCCCAACACAACGTTGCTTCATTGGGCTGCCTGGTTTGGACGAGTGGGCGTGTGTCGTGTTTTGATTAATGCTGGTGCCAATATTTATGCAAAAAATAGTTCTGGCAGAACGCCGCTGCATGAAGCAGCAGAGCGAGGTTTTTTGGACTGTTGCAATGTGTTATGGCGGCCTGGAGATGAAATTGATGTACGGGCTGATAATGGCGCCACGCCACTTTTTGCTGCTGCGCAGATGCATCACAAAAATATCTGCCAATTTTTGATAACACATGGTGCTTGTGCTGGTCTTAAAACGCTTGCTGGCGAAAGCCCCAAAGATTATTGGGCAGTTCAGGAAGTATTGACTGAATTAGGCATGTTTAAAATAATTATCGAGCAGTAACAAAATACCATAATTAAAGCGACTTGATCGATCTTAGCTTTCTTAATTACACGCTTTTAGCTATACTTTTCCCTTTCTAGCTTCGTATTATTTTTGTACATTACCAAGGTTTTAATCATGAGTTATGTGTTCTGGGCACCAATAAAACAGTGGTGCTGGTTATTAATGTTTGTGCTCTTTTCCACATGTTCGGCTCATGCAGAGTCGGTAACAGAAATGCCTGTTATTTCTTTTTTTGAACAGCGTGATTTAGAACTTTCTGGTTCCTTAAATCAATCGCATCAGGGTGTTGTTGCCAAACTTGGCATACCGCAAACTATGTTTGGGCAAGAGTTTTTAACACGGGTTTTTACCAATCCAACGGCTAATGTAAACGTACTGGAAAAGCGTCAAACTGCTATTCGTGAGCTTGTTGAAAACGCACACCTTTTGAGTGATATTAACAATCTTCTTGGCAATATAAAAACTAATCAGCACGGTATAGACTTTTTTTTGAATAAAGGATTAGATCCGTCTACTCAATACATTTTGGATGCCTACTATTATTCTGCGACGTTGTTACGTTCGTACAATGACAGCCCTCTTGCGCTTACGTTGCGCGATATTTTCAAAAAATTTGGTTTATTTATGCCCGTCATTGAGCACCTGCTTTTTCATTTTGCCATGGACTATATTCAGCAGGCAATTGCTGGCGATAAAAAGCATGGGCATTGCCATGATCATAAACATAAACATAAGCATGGCCATGGGCATGGGGATGGTCATTCGTGCATGATGGACCATCTTGAGCCTGCCAAAGATTCAAGTGTGCTGGTTCAAGGGTTTTTTATGATGCTTAAAGTTGGGCATTTTGGTATGCATGCGATTAGTATTTATGAAATGGTTGAGCATGTTAAAGCTCAGGTAGCGGTTCTTAATTATGTGCACAGCAATATTATAGCCGTACAGCAGTGCTTAGAAACGATTAATAAACTTTCCGAATATATTAACAATAACGAAGCGTTGGCGTATGTAAGGCCAAAATTGTCTAGTTTATTGCAACAAGAAGCAACAAGTGAGTTGATTACCTTACTCAAAAGCGGTGCTTTTGAGTTTGATGATGAACTTGGTTTCTTTTCTGCCGTTGGTTCAACGTTGCGTGTTCATGCGCTCCTTAAAGAACAGGTACAGTTGTTTAAGAATGTTTTAGAAGCGGTTGGTGAGTTGGATGCGTATGCAACGCTTGCTCGCTTGGTAATGCAGCATCAAGAAAATGAGGCACGCATGTGCTTTGTGCGTTTTAAGCATGATGCACAAAAGCCGTCGTTGGTTATGAATGGCGTGTGGAATATTATGCTCAATGCTCAGACCGTAACAACCAACAATGTAGTACTTGGTGCTGAAAATATTCCGGCTATGATGATTGTTACTGGTCCCAACAAAGCCGGTAAATCAAGTGTTCTTAAAGCCTTGGGTATTAATATTATTTTGGCTCAATCGTTTGGTATTGCGTGTGCCCATGATGTTGAAATGACGCCGTTTGATGCCCTTATTACTTACATAACCGTGACTGATGACATCTCGTGCGACACATCGTTAATGGTTGCTGAGCTGGCACGTGCCGACAGTTGCTTAAAAAAGATTCAAGCGCTTGAGCAGGGCAAATTTGCGTGTGCATTGGTTGATGATTCGCTTTTCAAAGGTACTACCTTTCAAAAACGCGAAGAGTTGGCATACCAATTTGTTGAAAATTTGGGTAGCTCTGGGCGTGTTTGTGGCATGGTTGCTACTCACACCATGCAACTAACGCAGTTGGCTCAGTGCGACAATCAAATGTTCTTTAATGCTTGTATACCAACGTTTAAAACTGTTGATGGTAAAGTTGCAAGCACGTTTACCTTGATGCCTGGTATTGCAAACCCCGATAATGTTTTGGCGCTTGTTCAAGCTTAGTTCCCACAGCGTATGACTAACCCAGGTCTAATTTTTGGTTCAAACCAGGTTGCTTTTGCTGGCATAAGTTGCCCAGCG
It includes:
- a CDS encoding undecaprenyl/decaprenyl-phosphate alpha-N-acetylglucosaminyl 1-phosphate transferase — its product is MSLIIRHVFSFLFSFLTAFYLLPLIASAARRLRFLDEPNGTIKVHQAPVPYLGGLAVYIPFVATLGLVYPFENIILWLLLGISLLLFIGLIDDLKVLKPGQKFFGQTVAVLCFLKGGLSLKTVFFSSALNIFLSGFWMLSVINAFNLVDVMDGLSSLIAIVAAASFFVVALFFKQYAYSMLLLAFLGPLLAFFLHNKPPAKIYLGDAGAMFIGGFLAAMPLLFPWSYQFLDAYYVPAIILGIPLLEVSFLVVIRTWLGIPFFRGSPHHFCIYLRNKGWSKEMILAFTGIMGSILSVCALLFLSKLITLPWLVLAGVVFLSAWAFIIFSSVLRIQPAEVHDERIVGAKRAVMNEPVAAKQHKQARH
- a CDS encoding F-box protein, with the protein product MKRLLKPLFFIFSCNPLTPAATEKPSSLSYELVDNDHESDEESDNVAFEDLLTNLPNELLVLITYYLDLDDLKALAHVNRKMRAFTHDFLVIKNSILHGYSHLSREELMQLFLDYCRKNSRSKSTPRKAKLLVPSLDFKKLVSILPAQRSPRVSPTSSSSSSPRLSSSWDSNNDSAQPEYTPQTLSLFDLYSPRHNQRPDKTEEELSLLARPRRRKHCKKATRSSHSTWGSTSQ
- a CDS encoding deoxyribonuclease IV, coding for MKNKETLVGAHISAAGGLYKSVERAQEIGCTTMQIFTKSNRSWFAPAIPHEEIEAFKEAMKTGGLSKIMVHSSYLINLAASNTEVRNKSITSLAKELGRCQDLEIPYLVLHPGSHTGSGDELGINHIAKNLDTVFEKVPGETMILLETMAGQGTNIGSFAHIKSIIEQTENKDRLGVCLDTCHVFAAGYNIGAPTGYEEMMDEFCKTIGIRRLKALHLNDSKMPCGSKRDRHASLGEGEIAQTAFKRIMQDERLVNVPKILETPDPVKYPDEIKLLKSFT
- a CDS encoding ankyrin repeat domain-containing protein; translated protein: MQKQKKICRLLSVVFLIFVACFASVDGAAPGYDQTKLYILFESIEMNYAQAFTTLLEQHVDVNGQLFTGTTPLHYAGRFGRVAMCQALINAGAEVNKQNLCGETPLHEAASSGSFSCCKLLLHYHALVDLVNNEGKTPLALAMQRGTNQNICELLVRNGAMSMRKKCGSIEQVVDCSFVYKLTK
- a CDS encoding ankyrin repeat domain-containing protein, which produces MIVRLFINLQNKKIIVMYYKKYRFFLFVFGFVFCYAPLEAAADFFLFIDDSQGEQGYDTSDSESGNDESGCWVQDEESGLEFLITEKLFLCARHFQTDRKKSTEPVIKIQQYNECGVESESEEELGIIIHAERKTALESVLVDRFMQIIRLGDRADICERLLQRGLSVDALIYPNTTLLHWAAWFGRVGVCRVLINAGANIYAKNSSGRTPLHEAAERGFLDCCNVLWRPGDEIDVRADNGATPLFAAAQMHHKNICQFLITHGACAGLKTLAGESPKDYWAVQEVLTELGMFKIIIEQ